One window from the genome of Nitrosospira multiformis encodes:
- a CDS encoding TIGR03790 family protein, translated as MIRLLSQLAVALLVTLLFRPLSVDAQANIQLQRTGLTPDDLAVIINDDDPLSRQIGDYYQKARHIPAANMIHVRFQSGHHAFSKEEFQQLKAKIDRVTPAHVQAYAVAWAEPYRVDCMSLTSALAFGFDAGYCSSGCGPTTPSPYFNSASLSPASDHKLRPAMMLAGTRFEEVKALIDRGVAADHSFPEGRAYLVITSDKARSVRAGYFEQTAKELAGVFPIEILETDAITDRHDILFYFTGLVHVPQLHTLGFLPGALADHLTSAGGQLTDSSQMSSLRWLEAGATASYGTVVEPCNHRQKFPLPGIAMFHYALGASAIEAYWKSVAWPGEGVFVGEPLARPFAPNLREVRTGQFELRIFSPRERLLRIERSHSAAGPFKPIAQHPSLHRGANLVRFNFAEKGGYLRVRW; from the coding sequence ATGATAAGACTTTTATCACAACTCGCCGTCGCTCTGCTGGTCACGCTGCTGTTCAGGCCCTTGTCTGTCGATGCGCAGGCAAACATCCAGTTGCAGCGCACGGGACTGACGCCGGATGATCTTGCGGTCATTATCAACGACGACGATCCGTTATCACGGCAGATCGGAGATTACTACCAGAAGGCGCGCCATATCCCGGCGGCCAACATGATCCATGTGCGTTTTCAGTCCGGCCATCACGCGTTTTCGAAGGAGGAGTTTCAGCAACTGAAAGCGAAGATCGACCGGGTAACGCCTGCTCATGTTCAAGCCTACGCCGTGGCCTGGGCAGAGCCCTACCGGGTGGACTGCATGTCTCTGACTTCCGCACTGGCTTTTGGTTTCGACGCGGGCTACTGTTCGTCCGGATGTGGCCCGACTACCCCCAGCCCGTATTTCAACTCTGCTAGTCTCAGCCCCGCCAGCGATCATAAATTACGACCCGCAATGATGCTGGCAGGCACCCGTTTCGAAGAGGTTAAAGCACTGATCGACCGGGGTGTCGCCGCTGACCACAGCTTCCCGGAGGGACGTGCTTACCTGGTCATTACGTCCGATAAAGCGCGTAGCGTGCGAGCAGGTTATTTCGAACAGACCGCAAAAGAACTGGCTGGGGTTTTCCCCATCGAAATCCTCGAGACCGACGCAATTACCGACCGTCACGATATTCTATTTTATTTCACAGGGCTGGTGCATGTGCCGCAACTCCATACGCTGGGTTTCCTGCCGGGTGCGTTGGCTGATCATTTGACATCAGCTGGCGGCCAGCTTACCGATTCAAGCCAGATGAGCAGTTTGCGCTGGCTGGAAGCGGGTGCCACGGCAAGCTATGGTACCGTAGTGGAGCCCTGTAATCATAGGCAGAAATTTCCTTTGCCAGGTATTGCCATGTTTCATTACGCGCTTGGCGCAAGTGCCATTGAAGCCTACTGGAAGAGCGTAGCGTGGCCGGGAGAAGGTGTATTTGTGGGCGAGCCGCTGGCCCGGCCATTTGCACCCAATCTGCGGGAAGTTCGCACCGGGCAATTCGAATTGCGTATTTTCTCGCCACGCGAACGGCTGCTGAGAATCGAACGATCTCATTCAGCCGCCGGGCCGTTCAAACCCATTGCGCAGCATCCGTCATTGCACCGCGGTGCGAATCTGGTGCGCTTTAATTTTGCTGAAAAAGGAGGCTATCTTAGAGTGCGATGGTGA
- a CDS encoding ribonucleotide-diphosphate reductase subunit beta, with translation MLTFEDETVKSGMPQINGVFNDAPMPGASRPNLHASASNRLADIRDTETANGEQDERYAADNTNRRLSVEDKRIINCKADVNQLVPFKYKWAWEKYLAACANHWMPQEINMSRDIALWKDPDGLTEDERRLVKRNLGFFVTADSLAANNIVLGTYRHITNPECRQYLLRQAFEEAIHTHAYQYIVESLGLNEGEIFNAYHEVTSIREKDEFLIPFIDTLTDPEFRTGTPEADQKLLRSLIVFACIMEGLFFYVGFTQILALGRQNKMTGAAEQYQYILRDESMHCNFGIDVINQIKMENAHLWTKEFRAEISSLMQKAVELEYRYAEDTMPRGVLGMNAPMFKEYLRYIANRRCQQIGLDILYPGASNPFPWMSEMIDLKKEKNFFETRVTEYQTGGALSWD, from the coding sequence ATGCTGACATTTGAGGACGAGACGGTGAAATCAGGAATGCCGCAGATAAATGGGGTATTTAACGATGCACCGATGCCGGGCGCATCCAGGCCGAACCTGCACGCTTCCGCTTCCAATCGCTTGGCGGATATCAGGGATACTGAGACAGCAAACGGCGAGCAGGATGAACGTTATGCCGCCGACAATACCAATCGCCGTTTGTCGGTGGAAGATAAGCGGATCATCAACTGCAAGGCGGATGTCAACCAGCTGGTGCCGTTCAAATACAAGTGGGCATGGGAGAAGTATCTTGCCGCCTGTGCTAACCACTGGATGCCGCAGGAAATCAATATGAGCCGCGACATCGCCCTCTGGAAAGATCCCGATGGGCTGACTGAGGACGAACGCCGCCTGGTTAAACGTAACCTGGGTTTCTTTGTTACCGCAGATTCGCTGGCCGCCAACAATATTGTACTCGGCACCTACCGTCACATCACCAATCCGGAATGCCGTCAATACCTGCTGCGCCAGGCATTCGAAGAGGCGATTCATACGCATGCTTATCAATACATCGTGGAATCGCTGGGGTTGAACGAGGGAGAGATTTTCAACGCTTATCATGAAGTGACGTCAATCCGCGAAAAGGACGAGTTCCTGATTCCTTTCATTGACACGCTCACCGATCCGGAATTCAGGACCGGCACGCCCGAGGCGGATCAGAAGCTGCTGAGAAGCTTGATCGTATTCGCTTGCATCATGGAAGGATTGTTCTTCTATGTAGGTTTTACGCAGATCCTGGCGTTGGGAAGACAAAATAAAATGACCGGAGCGGCGGAGCAATATCAGTACATCCTGCGGGATGAATCCATGCACTGCAATTTTGGTATAGATGTCATTAATCAGATCAAAATGGAAAATGCGCATCTATGGACCAAGGAATTCCGCGCTGAAATCAGCTCCCTGATGCAAAAAGCCGTGGAACTGGAATACCGTTATGCCGAGGACACCATGCCGCGCGGTGTTTTAGGAATGAACGCGCCGATGTTCAAGGAATACTTGCGCTACATCGCAAACCGCCGCTGCCAGCAGATCGGTCTGGACATACTCTATCCGGGAGCCAGTAATCCTTTTCCATGGATGTCGGAAATGATTGATCTAAAAAAAGAGAAAAACTTTTTTGAAACCCGCGTAACCGAGTATCAGACCGGTGGTGCGTTAAGCTGGGATTAA
- a CDS encoding rhomboid family intramembrane serine protease translates to MLPLHDLLYQQTPRVPVTKLLVGINLLVFVAMLAGGAGLWHSSNSVQLAWGANFGPATQDGEWWRLGSAMFLHFGAVHLTLNLWALWDGGQLVERMYGHARFAGIYFVSGLAGNLLSLVAHRGLAVSGGASGAIFGIYGALLIFLWRERHNLHPQEFRWFFWGASGFTAATLILGFLITGIDNAAHIGGFLTGMLGGVILARPVNGIKRVSHRNRLLAASAFALALVILISQIPVRTYRWSEEVLARKEIGEFLRDDVAISQAWQGILDEGKRGDISFDELAGRIDTAVGDRYEESFEQLSHLPPNPALPSAATVEILRHYAERRRDASRALAEGLRAQKPEQIRDALEMAKQARQPSKPE, encoded by the coding sequence ATGCTGCCTCTCCATGATCTTCTTTACCAGCAAACGCCACGGGTGCCCGTAACGAAACTGCTGGTGGGTATCAATCTACTGGTTTTCGTCGCGATGCTCGCCGGCGGCGCGGGCCTGTGGCATTCGTCCAACAGCGTGCAGCTGGCCTGGGGAGCAAATTTTGGCCCGGCTACGCAGGATGGAGAATGGTGGCGGCTCGGTAGCGCCATGTTCCTCCATTTCGGCGCTGTCCATCTGACGCTGAATCTCTGGGCGCTCTGGGATGGGGGTCAACTGGTTGAGCGCATGTATGGACACGCTCGTTTTGCCGGTATCTATTTCGTTAGCGGACTGGCCGGTAATCTGCTATCGCTTGTCGCACATCGAGGATTAGCCGTATCCGGCGGCGCATCGGGTGCCATTTTTGGCATATATGGCGCACTGCTGATATTTCTCTGGCGTGAGCGGCACAATCTTCATCCACAGGAATTCCGCTGGTTTTTCTGGGGAGCCTCCGGTTTCACTGCAGCCACCCTTATTCTCGGTTTTCTGATTACCGGTATCGACAACGCCGCGCACATAGGAGGTTTTCTAACCGGAATGCTGGGTGGAGTCATACTTGCGCGACCGGTGAACGGAATAAAGCGGGTATCCCATCGCAACCGCCTGCTCGCGGCAAGCGCTTTTGCATTGGCTCTCGTCATCCTGATCAGTCAGATTCCCGTACGGACCTATCGATGGAGCGAAGAGGTGCTGGCGCGCAAGGAGATTGGAGAATTTTTGCGTGACGATGTGGCGATCAGCCAGGCGTGGCAAGGCATACTCGACGAGGGCAAGCGTGGCGACATCTCGTTCGATGAACTTGCGGGGCGCATCGACACAGCGGTTGGAGATCGTTACGAAGAAAGTTTTGAGCAACTTTCCCACCTTCCTCCCAATCCTGCTCTGCCTTCCGCCGCGACGGTGGAAATACTGCGTCACTATGCCGAGCGCCGCAGGGATGCCTCGCGCGCTTTGGCGGAAGGACTGCGCGCCCAAAAACCGGAACAGATTCGTGATGCCCTTGAAATGGCAAAGCAGGCGCGGCAACCGTCCAAGCCGGAATGA
- a CDS encoding thiol:disulfide interchange protein DsbA/DsbL yields the protein MNSMRLFAAVLLLIGMGITGISSVRAELVEGRDYTVLTQPQPTDSGKNIEVLEFFWYGCPHCYALHPHISAWLKRIPKDVSFRYVPAIFRINWTPGAKTFYALEALGARDRLHDKVYDAIHIGKIDLTKDEVLFDWIAKQGIDRQKFIDAYNSFSVQNQQVPQSVRMSKEYQLTGVPALVVDGKYLTSGRMGGTPEDVIKILDELIEKVRKEKTKK from the coding sequence ATGAATTCAATGCGTTTATTTGCGGCGGTTCTTCTGCTTATCGGCATGGGTATCACAGGTATCTCCAGCGTTCGGGCCGAACTCGTGGAAGGCCGTGATTACACGGTTCTGACTCAACCCCAGCCAACGGACAGCGGGAAAAATATCGAGGTTCTTGAATTCTTCTGGTACGGCTGCCCGCACTGCTACGCTTTGCATCCACACATCAGCGCCTGGCTCAAGAGAATACCGAAAGATGTAAGCTTTCGTTACGTTCCCGCTATCTTTCGCATCAACTGGACTCCTGGCGCAAAAACTTTTTACGCCCTGGAAGCGCTTGGAGCACGAGACAGGTTGCACGATAAAGTCTACGACGCGATTCATATCGGCAAGATTGACCTGACTAAAGATGAGGTATTGTTTGATTGGATAGCCAAACAGGGAATAGACCGGCAGAAATTTATCGACGCCTACAATTCTTTTTCGGTGCAGAACCAGCAGGTGCCCCAGTCCGTACGTATGTCGAAGGAGTACCAGCTCACCGGTGTCCCCGCTCTGGTGGTGGACGGCAAGTACCTGACCAGCGGAAGGATGGGTGGCACACCGGAGGATGTCATTAAGATACTGGATGAGTTGATTGAGAAAGTACGCAAGGAGAAGACAAAGAAATAA
- a CDS encoding SPOR domain-containing protein produces the protein MSRDYKTRPNSPASGIMGNPLLLGLFIGYALGLLSAIGMWMVINNAPSPFISQDKLADGEKSAAGQIGQIQKSAASGIEDKSAKTPDGKPRFEFYKMLPGAEESVTEQQFKQAAQQPSSGDKYFLQAGSFQNSDDADNLKAKLAMLGVEASVQSADLSEKGIWHRVRVGPFTSMADINQVRASLQQNGVQSSLMKVHEGAQ, from the coding sequence ATGAGTCGAGATTACAAAACCCGTCCTAATTCTCCAGCCTCCGGCATAATGGGGAATCCTCTTTTGCTGGGTTTGTTTATCGGCTATGCGCTGGGTCTACTCAGTGCCATTGGCATGTGGATGGTTATTAACAATGCGCCGAGTCCATTCATCTCCCAGGACAAGCTCGCCGATGGCGAGAAAAGCGCCGCAGGTCAAATTGGCCAAATACAAAAGAGTGCCGCATCTGGTATTGAAGACAAATCGGCGAAAACGCCTGATGGCAAGCCTCGCTTTGAATTTTACAAAATGCTGCCTGGTGCCGAGGAGTCTGTAACAGAACAGCAATTCAAACAGGCGGCACAGCAGCCGTCGTCCGGAGATAAGTATTTTCTGCAAGCAGGATCTTTCCAGAATAGCGACGATGCCGATAATCTGAAAGCGAAACTGGCGATGCTCGGCGTAGAAGCGTCTGTGCAATCCGCCGACTTGTCGGAAAAGGGGATTTGGCACAGGGTACGTGTCGGGCCTTTTACCTCAATGGCCGACATCAATCAGGTTCGTGCTTCCTTGCAACAAAATGGCGTTCAGAGCAGTCTCATGAAGGTGCATGAAGGCGCGCAATAA
- the argS gene encoding arginine--tRNA ligase, which yields MNPPAQPNFKSHFTELLRPILSEIAPLDLDVDIEFARPKQANHGDYSCNLAMQLAKPLRRNPRDIAGLLMNALSASPYLEKVEIAGAGFINLFLKTFVKQWFPRYVLEGGGKFGHGNIGAGIKLQVEFVSANPTGPLHVGHGRGAAFGASLANVLAAAGFSVSREYYVNDAGRQMDILALSTWLRYLELHGAVLHFPGSAYQGEYVRDMARLIHKAHGERYLHQPDLLFEGISPGADADTEAQLDRLIATAKKLLGQDYAYIHNFVLTEQLGDCRNDLMEFGVVFDTWFSEQSLFDSGAVAQVVQLLEQQDYLYQQDGAKWFRSTHFGDEKDRVVQRENGQFTYFASDIAYHLNKFERGFERVIDVWGADHHGYIPRVKSALQALALDPEKLEIALVQFAILYRDGQKASMSTRSGEFVTLRELRQEVGNDAARFFYVLRKSDQHLDFDLDLAKSQSNDNPVYYIQYAHARVCSVLEQWGEACETLVTADMAPLTSPAELSLLQKLIDYPEMVEAAARELSPHLIAFYLRELAGEFHSYYNATRFLVPEVPLRLSRLGLIAAVRQVLMNGLELLGVSAPEKM from the coding sequence ATGAATCCGCCAGCGCAGCCCAACTTCAAATCCCATTTCACCGAACTTCTGCGTCCAATTCTAAGTGAGATCGCCCCGCTAGATTTAGATGTGGATATCGAGTTCGCACGCCCCAAGCAGGCTAATCACGGCGATTACTCCTGCAATCTCGCGATGCAACTGGCCAAGCCGTTGCGTCGGAACCCCCGCGATATCGCCGGTCTGCTCATGAATGCGCTATCCGCCTCGCCTTATCTGGAGAAAGTCGAGATCGCGGGTGCCGGGTTCATCAATCTGTTTCTCAAGACGTTCGTCAAACAGTGGTTTCCGCGCTATGTACTGGAAGGTGGCGGAAAGTTTGGTCATGGCAACATTGGTGCGGGTATAAAACTTCAGGTGGAATTCGTTTCGGCCAACCCTACCGGGCCGCTGCATGTGGGTCACGGGCGTGGTGCCGCATTTGGCGCAAGTCTGGCGAATGTGCTGGCGGCCGCCGGGTTTTCCGTCTCGCGCGAATACTATGTTAACGATGCGGGGCGGCAGATGGATATTCTGGCGCTTTCCACCTGGCTGCGTTATCTGGAATTGCATGGGGCCGTGTTGCACTTTCCCGGTAGCGCTTATCAGGGCGAGTACGTACGCGATATGGCACGGCTGATTCACAAGGCACATGGGGAGCGCTATCTGCATCAACCTGATTTGCTGTTTGAGGGCATCTCCCCCGGAGCGGATGCGGATACCGAGGCCCAGCTCGACCGGTTAATCGCCACGGCCAAAAAATTGCTGGGACAGGATTATGCATACATCCATAATTTTGTTCTTACCGAGCAACTGGGCGATTGCCGCAATGACTTGATGGAATTCGGAGTCGTTTTCGATACCTGGTTTTCCGAGCAATCGTTATTTGACAGCGGCGCAGTAGCGCAAGTGGTGCAATTGCTCGAACAACAGGATTACCTGTATCAGCAGGATGGTGCCAAGTGGTTCCGTTCAACGCATTTCGGCGACGAAAAAGATCGGGTTGTGCAACGAGAAAATGGACAGTTCACCTATTTCGCATCCGACATTGCCTATCATCTCAATAAATTCGAGCGCGGCTTCGAGCGTGTTATCGATGTGTGGGGAGCCGATCATCATGGTTATATCCCTCGGGTGAAAAGTGCCCTGCAGGCATTGGCGCTCGACCCGGAAAAACTCGAAATCGCTCTGGTGCAATTCGCGATACTTTACCGTGATGGCCAAAAAGCCTCCATGTCTACTCGTTCGGGAGAATTCGTGACGTTGCGGGAATTACGCCAGGAAGTGGGTAATGATGCGGCAAGATTTTTTTACGTCCTGCGCAAAAGCGACCAGCATCTGGATTTTGATCTGGATCTGGCCAAATCGCAAAGCAATGATAACCCGGTATATTACATCCAGTATGCCCATGCGAGAGTTTGCAGCGTGCTGGAACAATGGGGCGAAGCTTGTGAGACGCTTGTTACCGCGGATATGGCTCCGCTTACGAGCCCGGCGGAATTATCCCTGCTGCAAAAACTGATTGATTATCCCGAAATGGTGGAAGCGGCGGCGAGGGAACTCTCTCCTCATCTGATCGCCTTTTATTTACGGGAACTGGCGGGGGAATTTCACAGTTATTATAATGCTACCCGATTTCTTGTGCCGGAGGTTCCGTTGCGGCTCTCCCGGCTGGGACTGATTGCCGCGGTAAGGCAGGTGCTGATGAATGGGTTGGAACTGCTGGGCGTGAGCGCTCCCGAGAAAATGTAG
- a CDS encoding ribonucleoside-diphosphate reductase subunit alpha, which produces MQLVTDNTTHPAVPGYDFSSAPFMPDSRYSQYKIIRRNGSVVAFEPNKISIAMTKAFIAVNGGQGVASARVREVVARLTDDVVNALIRRQPAGGTFHIEDIQDQVELALMRSGEHDVARSYVLYREDRARKRAKQKEMAVVDLPASILNVVENGHKIPLDTAQLLTLIESSCANLGEVVSATLILKATLKDLYDGVPVEEVRKSLVLSARALIEKEPAYSYVTARLLLHTIRFEVLGEEVIQQDMVDRYADYFPDFIKQGIEAELLDERLAQFDLPRLAKTLDAGRDLKFGYLGLQTLYDRYFLHVQDRRIELPQAFFMRVAMGLALNEVDRETRAIEFYHVLSNFDFMSSTPTLFNSGTRRSQLSSCYLTTVADNLDGIYEAIKENALLAKYAGGLGNDWTPVRAMGSRIKGTNGKSQGVVPFLKVVSDTAVAVNQGGKRKGAVCSYLESWHLDIEEFLELRKNTGDDRRRTHDMNTATWVPDLFMKRVMEGGEWTLFSPSDVPDLHEKFGKQFEQAYLSYEEKVARGELSLHKKIPAQQLWRKMLSMLFETGHPWITFKDPCNIRSPQNHTGIVHSSNLCTEITLNTNDHEIAVCNLGSINLAAHINEGELDAGKLKRTVSTAMRMLDNVIDINFYAVAKARNSNLRHRPVGLGIMGFQDCLHRLRVPYASQEAVEFADHAMEAVAYHAYWASTELAEERGRYASYRGSLWDRGILPQDTLDLLREERGGYVDVDMSATLEWDALRERIKKHGMRNSNCLAIAPTATISNIIGVSASIEPTFQNLYVKSNLSGEFTMAGEHLVNDLKKLGLWDEVMISDLKYFDGALSKIDRVPADIRRLYATAFEIDPQWLIEAASRRQKWIDQAQSLNIYIAGVSGKKLDETYKLAWLRGLKTTYYLRSLGATSAEKSTVDAGTLNAVPAEGNMTAMSCAIDNPECESCQ; this is translated from the coding sequence ATGCAGCTTGTAACAGATAATACAACCCACCCGGCAGTACCCGGGTACGACTTTTCTTCAGCCCCTTTCATGCCGGATTCTCGCTATTCCCAATACAAGATCATTCGCCGCAATGGCTCTGTGGTGGCATTCGAGCCGAACAAGATTTCCATTGCGATGACGAAAGCATTCATCGCCGTCAACGGCGGCCAAGGTGTGGCTTCCGCCAGGGTCCGCGAAGTGGTGGCGCGATTGACCGATGATGTGGTCAATGCGTTGATTCGCCGCCAGCCTGCGGGCGGTACTTTTCATATCGAGGATATCCAGGATCAGGTAGAGCTGGCGTTGATGCGCTCCGGTGAGCACGATGTGGCGCGCTCTTACGTACTTTATCGCGAGGATCGTGCGCGCAAGCGGGCAAAACAGAAGGAAATGGCGGTGGTGGATTTGCCGGCCAGTATTCTGAATGTAGTGGAAAATGGACACAAAATTCCGCTTGACACGGCACAGTTGCTGACGCTGATCGAATCTTCCTGCGCAAATTTGGGCGAGGTGGTGAGCGCCACGCTGATACTTAAGGCCACACTGAAAGACCTGTACGACGGCGTGCCCGTGGAAGAGGTAAGAAAATCCCTCGTCCTGTCGGCACGCGCATTAATTGAGAAGGAACCTGCCTACAGCTACGTCACTGCGCGCCTGTTGTTGCATACCATTCGTTTCGAGGTGCTGGGCGAAGAAGTCATACAGCAGGACATGGTGGATCGCTACGCGGATTACTTTCCTGATTTCATTAAGCAGGGTATCGAGGCTGAGTTGCTGGATGAACGTCTGGCACAGTTTGATCTGCCGCGTTTGGCTAAAACACTGGATGCCGGCCGCGACCTCAAATTTGGTTATCTCGGTTTACAGACCTTGTATGACCGTTATTTTCTGCATGTACAGGACCGGCGTATCGAGTTGCCGCAGGCATTCTTCATGCGTGTGGCAATGGGGCTTGCGCTGAACGAAGTTGACCGCGAAACACGCGCCATAGAGTTCTACCACGTACTGTCAAATTTCGATTTCATGAGTTCTACCCCAACCCTGTTTAATTCAGGCACCCGCCGCTCGCAGCTATCCTCATGTTATCTCACCACGGTGGCGGATAATCTCGATGGCATTTACGAGGCAATCAAGGAAAACGCCTTGCTTGCCAAGTATGCCGGGGGACTCGGTAATGATTGGACGCCAGTACGAGCGATGGGGTCGCGCATCAAGGGTACCAATGGCAAATCACAAGGCGTGGTACCGTTTCTCAAAGTGGTATCCGATACCGCGGTGGCGGTGAATCAGGGCGGCAAACGTAAAGGCGCGGTTTGCTCTTATCTGGAATCATGGCATCTGGATATTGAGGAATTTCTGGAACTGCGGAAGAACACCGGCGATGACCGCCGCCGTACCCATGACATGAATACCGCCACCTGGGTTCCGGATCTCTTTATGAAGCGGGTGATGGAGGGAGGCGAATGGACGCTTTTTTCACCCTCCGACGTGCCTGACCTGCATGAAAAGTTTGGCAAGCAATTTGAGCAGGCCTATCTCTCCTACGAGGAGAAGGTCGCGCGTGGCGAACTAAGTCTGCATAAGAAAATTCCCGCGCAACAATTGTGGCGTAAAATGCTCAGCATGTTGTTTGAAACCGGACATCCGTGGATCACTTTCAAGGACCCATGCAATATCCGCTCACCGCAAAATCACACCGGTATAGTGCATAGCTCCAATCTCTGTACGGAGATAACGCTGAATACCAATGATCATGAAATCGCGGTATGCAATCTGGGTTCGATCAATCTGGCGGCCCATATCAATGAAGGGGAGCTTGACGCCGGCAAGCTCAAGCGCACTGTCAGCACCGCCATGCGCATGCTGGACAACGTAATCGACATCAATTTCTATGCTGTCGCCAAGGCACGCAATTCAAACCTCAGGCACCGTCCGGTGGGACTGGGTATTATGGGTTTTCAGGATTGCCTGCACAGGCTGCGTGTCCCCTATGCCTCGCAGGAAGCAGTTGAGTTTGCCGACCATGCCATGGAAGCGGTCGCCTATCATGCCTATTGGGCCTCCACAGAATTGGCCGAGGAACGCGGCCGTTATGCCTCTTATCGCGGAAGTCTGTGGGATCGCGGCATACTGCCTCAGGACACGCTCGATCTGTTGCGTGAGGAGCGGGGAGGCTATGTCGACGTAGACATGTCGGCCACACTGGAATGGGATGCATTGCGTGAACGCATAAAAAAACATGGCATGCGTAACTCCAACTGTCTTGCGATTGCACCGACCGCCACCATTTCCAATATCATCGGCGTATCCGCCAGCATCGAACCGACTTTTCAGAATCTTTACGTCAAATCCAATTTGTCGGGAGAGTTCACCATGGCTGGCGAACACCTGGTAAACGACTTGAAGAAACTCGGACTCTGGGATGAAGTCATGATTTCCGATCTCAAGTATTTTGATGGCGCCTTAAGCAAGATAGACCGGGTGCCGGCTGATATTCGCAGACTTTACGCTACCGCCTTCGAGATCGATCCCCAGTGGTTGATCGAAGCGGCGTCACGGCGGCAGAAATGGATTGATCAGGCGCAATCACTCAACATTTATATAGCGGGTGTTTCAGGCAAAAAACTGGATGAAACCTATAAACTGGCCTGGCTGCGCGGTCTGAAAACCACCTATTATTTGCGCTCGCTGGGAGCAACTTCGGCGGAGAAGTCCACGGTTGATGCGGGCACTTTGAACGCAGTCCCCGCGGAGGGAAACATGACCGCAATGAGTTGCGCCATCGATAATCCCGAGTGCGAGTCATGTCAATAA
- a CDS encoding SDR family oxidoreductase, with amino-acid sequence MPLKVIISGASSGLGRALAQHYAGLGATVGLIARRQDLLETLSAELSGASTYVADVRDALSIQAVAQDFMQRHGCPDIVIANAGISRGTLTEYAEDSKVFENILATNVTGMVNLFQPFIVAMRTSGRGSLVGIASVAGYRGLPGGGAYSASKAAAISYLESLRVEMHGKGVSVITICPGYVVTPMTANNPYRMPFILTAEDAAGKIARVIGNKTLFAVIPWQMAIVARILKLLPDFLYDWLFAKAPRKPR; translated from the coding sequence ATGCCGTTAAAAGTGATAATTAGCGGCGCGTCCAGCGGCTTGGGCCGGGCACTGGCGCAACACTATGCAGGCTTGGGCGCAACGGTTGGTTTGATCGCAAGGCGCCAAGACCTGCTGGAAACCCTTTCCGCGGAGCTATCCGGCGCGTCGACCTATGTCGCGGATGTGCGCGATGCGCTTTCAATCCAGGCGGTGGCGCAAGATTTCATGCAGCGCCATGGCTGTCCCGATATCGTCATCGCTAATGCCGGCATCAGTCGCGGCACCCTCACGGAGTACGCCGAAGATAGCAAAGTTTTCGAGAACATCCTCGCCACCAATGTCACGGGGATGGTCAATCTTTTTCAGCCGTTTATTGTTGCAATGCGGACATCGGGCCGAGGCAGTCTGGTCGGTATCGCCAGTGTTGCCGGCTATCGAGGTCTTCCCGGCGGTGGCGCCTACTCGGCATCCAAAGCCGCCGCCATCAGCTATCTGGAAAGCCTGCGCGTGGAAATGCACGGCAAGGGTGTGTCCGTCATTACCATTTGTCCCGGCTATGTCGTCACACCGATGACAGCGAATAACCCCTATCGCATGCCATTCATCCTGACGGCGGAAGACGCTGCCGGAAAAATCGCTCGTGTTATCGGGAATAAAACATTGTTCGCCGTGATTCCCTGGCAAATGGCAATCGTCGCACGGATTTTAAAGTTACTTCCTGATTTTCTCTATGACTGGCTGTTCGCCAAGGCACCACGCAAACCGCGATAA